The Streptomyces sp. YIM 121038 genome includes a window with the following:
- a CDS encoding type I polyketide synthase, which produces MNKRSARDDDIAIVGMACRLPGASTPEEYWTLLRDGVDAVGEVPAERRSLVPELSTNAVASGLNAPLRGGFLDHVDRFDAGFFGISPREASHIDPQQRLMLELGWEGLEDSGIVPAALVGSRTGVYMGAMRDDFATVVHRRGLRNITQHTCAGLQRGMIANRLSHFLRLTGPSLTLDTGQSSSLTAVHMACESLQRGDCTLALAGGVNVILVPQSTVEATRFGGLSPDGRCFVFDARANGFVRSEGGGLVVLKPLAEALADGDRVHGVIRGMAVNNDGGGRLTVPSGAAQQQVLELAYERSGISPLEVQYVELHGTGTKAGDPVEATALGAVLGKGRSPDRPLRVGSAKTNVGHLEAAAGIAGLLKAVLALRHRAIPPSLNFRFAPPGIPLEELGLRVQTALEPWHSSDGPRTAGVSAFGMGGTNCHVVLTEAPEAGPTVPDERRLPDNRPHQSAAWVLSGRSEQALRAQARSLLAHADGREEHTVADIAHSLATTRSALEYRAVVIASERAEFLEGLRALADGLSHNSLVRHAAGMPGVTNLPSGSQTTDDKNGGSPLPALAAAYVRGEDVDWAKALASIGGRRVDLPSYAFQRQRHWPDQADDGASDPAPRPAPTDQRITLESLPAPERQLVLLELVRTEVASVLEYSGPSDVEEDRCFDDLGLDSLTAVELTERLSSATSLPLTSGLVYDHPTPRAVARFLDNLSFEPQASPPPPPMPHAPAGVRDEPIAVVGMACRFPGGIHSPDDLWEAVAAGRDLLGDFPHDRGWDLDRLFDPDPDQRGTSYVHHGGFLHDAAEFDADFFGISPREARAMDPQQRLLLEVAWETAEYAAIDPDSLRGSSTGVFVGAIPQQYDTGVIQASEDLEGYIYTGNTTSVLAGRVAYNFGFVGPALAVDTACSSSLVAIHLACRSLRDKECSLALAGGVTVMSTPSMFTEFSRQRALAPDGRSKAFAAAADGTGWSEGAGLLMLERLSDARRNGHRVLAVVRGSALNEDGASNGLTAPNGPSQQRVLRQALASAGLSAGEVDAVEAHGPGTTLGDPIEAHALLAVYGREHAAEQPLWLGSVKSNIGHTQAAAGVAGVMKMVMAIRHGVLPRTLHVDEPTRHVDWSSGTVRVLTEARAWPELGRPRRAGVSSFGAGGTNAHVIMEEAPPDATTAVIHEPSARAVVLPWPLSAKGDQALSSLAGRLRRHLAHDPERSPADIGYTLACGRSNLDNRAVLVAASPAEFQEGLAALEEAGSAASLVRGSGRRGGKAVFVFPGQGSQWPGMATDLLKSSPVFRDSVQLCVDSFAAYLDWSVLDVLRGTDDAPPLDRVDVVQPALFTMMVSLAAMWRAHGVEPSAVVGHSQGEIAAAHVAGALSLEDATRIVALRSRALLALSGQGAMAAVGAPADELRRWAERWPGLLGIAAVNSPMSTTIGGDPRALDELLTDLARENVEFRRLPGVNNAGHSAQVESLRGHLLDALSPVAPLPAAVPFCSTVTGALLDTRRLDAEYWYRNAREPVLFEQACRALLDSGHGLFIEVNPHPLLHMALEETIADSGRAAAAIGSLRRNDEATRRFLTSLAEAWAHGAPVDWRSVFTGTNARPVTLPTYAFQRQRYWCDAPAGRAEATGLGLDTSEHPLLGASVPLPHTDGLVLTGSVSRRSHPWLADHAVWDQALLPGTAFAEIAGAAGREVGCDVVAELDLEAPLWLPDAGALRLQVVVEGPTQHGTRPFSVYGTSDADVGNQSWTRHARGSVSHPSHGANPADAVPGPWPPSGSQPVDLTGAYERLHTLGYHYGATFRGLRRMWRHGTELLAEVALPEEARSQGIGFGIHPALLDASLHAVLLETAGDSPTIRMPFSWHGVRLHATGSSTLRVRITRTGDDSIGLVATDSTGQPVVSVDSLTSRSVSRERLHADSPESRDSLFRVEWTALPPGTVPSSTHTVAAIGTPGDPALRDAAWYPDMPSLAAALEDGAPPPSTVIASMPTIADPALPGDVHTLIHHVLALLQAWLADDRFTHLRLTVLTHGAVATDTREDIASLPSAAVWGLVRSAQAEHPHRFTLLDLDDHPANLDALSTALATAEPQLAARAGVLLTPHLVHALPASVLTPPHHASAWRLDIPRKGTLDGLALVECEEHTQPLAEGQVRVGVRAAGLNFVDVIISMDLFPGSAALGREFAGIVTEVGPMVSSFVPGDRVLGIVGIETGAIGPVVTADHRMMARVPEGWSYEQAASMPIAYLTAYHGLVELAGLQPGEAALVHAATGGVGMAAVQLAGHIGAEVFATAHPDKWQHLAQMGLDSDHVASSRTLDFGEAFLSATSGRGVGVVLNSLAREFVDASARLMPGGGRFLELGKTDIRDASEIAGQYPGVTYQAFDVLDVGPEDIQHMLEAVLGLFADGSLQPLPVTSWDVRRAPEAFRHFKEAKHTGKLALTIPQPLNPDGTVLITGGTGMLGGLFARHLVARHGARHLVLISRQGSQAPDAARLEQDLTDLGAAVTVAACDIADRDAVAGVLAAIPSEHPLTAVVHAAGTLEDVVVTGLTPERCDNVLAAKADGAWHLHTLTRNEDLAAFVLFSSVAGVLGGPAQANYAAANTLLDALAQHRAVQGLPAQSLAWGLWKQASTMSGHLTPRDVTRMVQSGLLPLGDEEGLALFDTALRSGETVLMTAHVDTKTAHSDTSSPLLRNVLRPTVRQAVHGVPANVRSLRERLACLAPAERDRSLLELVRQHASAALRLAAADRVPPERAFIDIGFDSLTSVELRNRLNRVTGAQLPVSAIFDHPTPVALAAHVRDRLFPKGTQTRPAVLEELGRLEGLILQPQADARTAAAALTRLESLLARLREQQRSLALPAGPDLDEATATEVFKLIDDEFGLL; this is translated from the coding sequence GTGAACAAGCGCAGCGCGAGAGACGACGATATCGCCATTGTGGGAATGGCTTGCCGACTTCCCGGCGCATCCACGCCTGAGGAGTACTGGACACTGCTGCGTGACGGTGTGGACGCCGTTGGAGAGGTGCCGGCCGAGCGTCGTAGCCTTGTACCTGAACTCTCGACCAACGCGGTTGCATCTGGCCTCAACGCGCCGCTTCGCGGCGGGTTCCTCGACCATGTGGACCGGTTCGATGCCGGGTTCTTCGGCATCTCACCGCGCGAGGCGTCTCACATCGACCCGCAGCAGCGCCTGATGCTCGAACTCGGCTGGGAAGGCCTGGAAGACTCCGGAATCGTACCGGCCGCCCTCGTGGGAAGCCGTACGGGCGTCTACATGGGTGCCATGCGGGACGACTTCGCGACGGTCGTCCACCGTCGCGGACTGCGGAACATCACTCAGCACACCTGCGCCGGTCTGCAACGCGGGATGATCGCCAACCGGCTCTCCCATTTCCTGCGCCTCACTGGGCCCAGCCTGACACTCGACACCGGACAGTCCTCGTCCCTCACTGCGGTTCACATGGCCTGCGAGAGCCTGCAGCGCGGCGATTGCACGCTGGCACTGGCCGGTGGCGTCAACGTGATCCTGGTGCCGCAGAGCACGGTCGAAGCCACCCGGTTCGGCGGGCTCTCGCCGGACGGCCGGTGCTTCGTCTTCGACGCGCGCGCCAACGGCTTCGTCCGCAGCGAGGGGGGCGGTCTCGTCGTGCTCAAGCCGCTCGCCGAGGCACTGGCCGACGGCGACCGGGTTCACGGGGTCATCCGCGGCATGGCCGTCAACAACGATGGGGGCGGTCGCCTGACCGTGCCCAGCGGAGCCGCCCAGCAGCAGGTCTTGGAGCTTGCCTACGAGCGCAGCGGAATCAGCCCGCTTGAGGTGCAGTACGTAGAACTGCACGGTACGGGGACCAAGGCGGGCGACCCGGTGGAGGCAACCGCGCTCGGTGCCGTGCTGGGCAAGGGCAGGAGCCCCGACAGGCCACTGCGTGTGGGATCGGCCAAGACGAACGTGGGGCATCTCGAAGCTGCGGCGGGCATCGCCGGTCTTCTGAAGGCCGTACTCGCGCTGCGGCATCGGGCGATCCCGCCGAGTCTGAACTTCCGGTTCGCGCCTCCCGGTATTCCCCTTGAAGAGCTGGGTCTGCGAGTACAGACGGCCTTGGAACCCTGGCACAGCTCGGACGGTCCCCGGACCGCGGGGGTAAGTGCCTTCGGCATGGGCGGCACCAACTGTCATGTGGTCCTGACCGAAGCCCCCGAGGCAGGGCCGACCGTCCCTGATGAACGACGTCTTCCGGACAACAGACCCCACCAGAGTGCGGCCTGGGTCCTGTCAGGCAGAAGCGAACAAGCACTGCGGGCCCAGGCCAGGTCCCTGTTGGCCCACGCGGATGGGCGCGAAGAGCACACGGTTGCCGACATAGCGCACTCCCTGGCCACAACACGCTCGGCCCTCGAGTACCGCGCAGTGGTCATCGCGAGCGAGCGAGCGGAGTTCCTCGAAGGGCTGCGCGCCTTGGCGGACGGGCTGTCGCACAACAGCCTGGTGCGCCACGCGGCCGGGATGCCTGGTGTCACGAACCTGCCGTCCGGGAGTCAGACGACAGACGACAAGAACGGCGGGTCTCCGCTGCCAGCGCTGGCGGCAGCCTACGTCCGGGGCGAAGACGTGGACTGGGCGAAGGCCTTGGCCTCCATCGGAGGCCGCCGGGTGGATCTGCCCTCGTACGCCTTCCAGAGGCAACGTCACTGGCCTGACCAAGCCGACGATGGTGCGTCCGATCCGGCGCCCCGCCCTGCACCGACTGACCAGCGAATCACGCTGGAGTCCTTGCCGGCCCCTGAACGGCAGCTGGTTCTACTCGAGCTGGTCCGCACCGAAGTGGCTTCCGTGCTGGAGTACTCCGGACCGTCCGATGTCGAGGAGGATCGCTGCTTCGACGACCTCGGGCTGGACTCGCTGACGGCAGTGGAGCTGACCGAGCGGCTGTCCTCGGCCACCTCGCTGCCACTGACCAGCGGCCTGGTCTACGACCACCCCACACCGCGCGCCGTAGCCCGATTCCTGGACAACTTGTCGTTCGAGCCGCAGGCTTCCCCTCCTCCCCCTCCGATGCCCCATGCCCCAGCCGGAGTCCGCGATGAGCCGATCGCCGTTGTGGGCATGGCCTGCCGATTCCCGGGCGGCATCCATTCCCCGGACGATCTATGGGAGGCAGTCGCGGCCGGCCGTGACCTCCTCGGCGATTTTCCCCATGACCGCGGTTGGGATCTCGACCGCCTGTTCGACCCTGATCCCGACCAGCGCGGCACCAGCTATGTTCACCACGGGGGCTTCCTGCACGACGCCGCCGAGTTCGACGCCGACTTCTTCGGGATCTCGCCGCGCGAAGCACGGGCCATGGACCCCCAGCAGCGTCTGCTGCTGGAAGTGGCCTGGGAGACCGCCGAATACGCGGCGATCGATCCGGACTCGCTCCGCGGAAGCAGCACCGGAGTCTTCGTCGGGGCCATCCCCCAGCAATACGACACGGGCGTGATCCAGGCATCCGAGGACCTGGAGGGTTACATCTACACCGGCAACACCACGAGCGTTCTCGCAGGCCGGGTGGCGTATAACTTCGGCTTCGTGGGGCCAGCATTGGCGGTGGACACTGCTTGCTCGTCGTCACTGGTAGCGATCCATCTGGCCTGCCGCTCGCTGCGGGACAAGGAGTGTTCGCTGGCGCTGGCAGGCGGCGTGACGGTGATGTCCACTCCGTCCATGTTTACCGAGTTCAGCAGGCAGCGCGCACTGGCGCCGGACGGTCGGTCCAAGGCCTTCGCGGCCGCAGCGGACGGCACCGGGTGGTCCGAGGGAGCCGGCCTTCTGATGCTGGAGCGGCTGTCCGACGCCCGCCGCAACGGACACCGGGTCCTGGCCGTCGTCCGCGGAAGCGCCCTCAACGAGGACGGGGCGAGCAATGGGCTGACCGCGCCCAACGGCCCTTCACAACAGCGCGTCCTGCGCCAGGCCTTGGCCTCTGCCGGGCTGAGCGCCGGGGAGGTCGACGCCGTGGAGGCGCATGGTCCGGGTACAACGTTGGGCGACCCGATCGAAGCTCATGCACTGCTTGCCGTCTACGGCCGCGAGCACGCCGCCGAGCAACCCTTGTGGCTTGGATCGGTCAAGTCCAACATCGGGCACACCCAAGCCGCCGCCGGAGTCGCCGGTGTGATGAAGATGGTGATGGCCATCCGCCATGGCGTGCTGCCCCGGACACTGCACGTCGACGAACCCACACGGCACGTGGACTGGTCGAGCGGCACGGTCCGCGTACTGACGGAGGCACGGGCCTGGCCCGAGCTGGGCAGGCCTCGGCGGGCCGGCGTGTCCTCCTTCGGCGCCGGCGGCACCAATGCCCACGTGATCATGGAAGAGGCGCCGCCCGACGCCACGACGGCAGTCATCCACGAGCCCTCAGCTAGGGCCGTAGTCCTGCCCTGGCCGCTGTCGGCCAAGGGCGACCAGGCCCTGAGCTCCCTGGCCGGCCGACTGCGGCGGCATCTGGCCCATGATCCGGAGCGGTCCCCGGCGGACATCGGGTACACCCTGGCCTGCGGACGCTCGAACCTCGACAACCGTGCGGTACTCGTAGCCGCGAGCCCCGCGGAATTCCAGGAAGGCCTGGCCGCCCTGGAAGAGGCAGGCAGCGCGGCTTCGCTGGTGCGGGGATCCGGTCGGCGGGGCGGCAAAGCGGTGTTCGTGTTCCCCGGCCAAGGGTCGCAGTGGCCGGGCATGGCCACTGACCTGCTCAAGTCCTCGCCGGTGTTCCGGGACTCCGTACAACTCTGCGTCGACTCCTTCGCGGCGTATCTGGACTGGTCCGTACTCGACGTGCTGCGTGGAACCGACGACGCTCCTCCCTTGGACCGGGTGGACGTCGTCCAGCCCGCTCTGTTCACCATGATGGTCTCGTTGGCAGCGATGTGGCGGGCTCACGGGGTGGAGCCCTCGGCCGTCGTGGGTCATTCCCAAGGAGAGATCGCCGCCGCCCATGTCGCGGGGGCACTGTCACTCGAGGACGCCACGCGGATCGTGGCCCTGCGCAGCCGCGCCCTCCTGGCACTGTCAGGACAGGGAGCGATGGCTGCCGTCGGGGCTCCCGCAGACGAACTGCGCAGGTGGGCCGAGAGGTGGCCCGGTCTGCTGGGCATCGCAGCGGTCAACAGCCCTATGTCGACCACCATCGGCGGCGACCCCCGGGCGCTGGACGAACTGCTCACCGACCTCGCCCGGGAGAACGTGGAGTTCCGCCGCCTTCCCGGGGTCAACAATGCCGGCCACTCAGCTCAGGTCGAATCGCTGCGCGGCCATCTTCTCGACGCGCTCTCTCCTGTGGCGCCTCTGCCCGCCGCTGTTCCCTTCTGCTCGACGGTAACAGGCGCCCTCCTCGATACGAGGCGGCTGGACGCGGAGTACTGGTACCGCAACGCACGGGAACCGGTGTTGTTCGAACAGGCCTGCCGTGCGCTGCTCGACTCGGGCCACGGGCTGTTCATCGAGGTCAATCCGCACCCGTTGCTGCACATGGCTCTGGAGGAGACCATCGCAGACAGCGGCCGCGCTGCGGCTGCCATCGGCTCCCTGCGCCGTAATGACGAAGCCACCAGGCGCTTCCTCACCTCCCTCGCCGAGGCCTGGGCGCATGGCGCCCCGGTGGACTGGCGCTCCGTCTTCACCGGAACCAATGCCCGGCCCGTCACATTGCCTACGTACGCCTTCCAACGGCAGCGCTACTGGTGCGATGCCCCCGCCGGACGGGCCGAAGCCACCGGCCTGGGGTTGGACACCTCTGAACACCCGCTGCTCGGCGCCTCCGTGCCGCTGCCCCACACCGACGGGCTGGTGCTCACGGGGAGCGTGTCCAGGCGCAGCCACCCATGGCTCGCCGACCACGCCGTGTGGGATCAAGCACTGCTGCCGGGAACCGCGTTCGCCGAGATCGCCGGAGCGGCGGGCCGCGAGGTCGGCTGCGATGTGGTGGCAGAGCTGGACCTGGAGGCCCCTCTGTGGCTGCCGGATGCGGGCGCGCTCCGGCTCCAGGTCGTCGTGGAAGGACCGACGCAGCACGGCACACGCCCGTTCAGCGTGTACGGCACATCGGACGCGGACGTCGGCAACCAGTCCTGGACCCGCCATGCCAGGGGCTCGGTGAGCCACCCGTCACACGGTGCGAACCCAGCCGATGCCGTCCCCGGGCCATGGCCGCCCTCGGGCTCGCAACCGGTGGACCTGACGGGCGCGTACGAACGCCTGCACACCCTGGGCTACCACTACGGTGCCACGTTCCGAGGCCTGCGCAGGATGTGGCGGCACGGTACCGAACTCCTGGCCGAGGTGGCCCTGCCCGAGGAGGCCCGTAGCCAGGGCATCGGATTCGGCATTCACCCGGCGCTGCTGGACGCCTCACTGCACGCAGTCCTGCTGGAGACAGCGGGCGACTCGCCCACCATCCGCATGCCCTTCTCATGGCACGGAGTCAGGCTTCACGCCACGGGTTCCTCCACACTCCGTGTGCGGATCACCCGGACCGGTGATGACAGCATCGGGCTGGTGGCCACCGACAGCACCGGACAGCCGGTCGTGTCAGTGGATTCGCTGACCTCCCGATCGGTGTCCCGGGAACGATTGCACGCCGACAGCCCCGAGTCCCGTGACTCGTTGTTCCGGGTGGAGTGGACCGCCCTGCCGCCCGGCACCGTGCCATCGTCAACACACACCGTGGCCGCGATCGGCACCCCAGGAGACCCGGCGCTGCGCGACGCGGCCTGGTACCCCGACATGCCGTCGCTGGCCGCGGCACTGGAGGACGGTGCTCCCCCACCCTCCACGGTGATCGCCTCGATGCCCACGATCGCCGATCCCGCCCTTCCAGGGGACGTCCATACCCTCATCCATCACGTACTCGCGCTCCTCCAAGCCTGGCTTGCCGACGACCGCTTCACCCACCTGCGCCTCACCGTGCTCACCCACGGCGCGGTGGCCACCGACACACGCGAGGACATCGCCAGTCTGCCCTCCGCCGCAGTCTGGGGCCTGGTGCGCAGCGCCCAGGCCGAACACCCCCATCGCTTCACCCTCCTGGACCTCGACGACCACCCCGCAAACCTCGACGCCCTGTCCACCGCACTCGCCACGGCGGAGCCCCAGCTCGCCGCCCGAGCCGGTGTCCTGCTCACCCCTCACCTCGTCCACGCCCTGCCGGCGAGCGTGCTCACGCCACCGCACCACGCATCCGCGTGGCGCCTGGACATCCCGCGCAAGGGCACCCTCGACGGCCTCGCACTGGTGGAATGCGAGGAACACACCCAGCCACTGGCCGAAGGGCAGGTGCGCGTCGGGGTACGAGCAGCAGGACTGAACTTCGTCGACGTCATCATCTCCATGGACCTGTTCCCGGGCTCGGCGGCGCTGGGCAGGGAGTTCGCCGGGATCGTCACCGAAGTCGGGCCGATGGTCTCGTCCTTCGTGCCGGGAGACAGGGTGCTGGGCATCGTCGGGATCGAGACGGGGGCGATCGGCCCGGTCGTCACAGCTGACCACCGCATGATGGCGCGGGTCCCGGAGGGGTGGTCCTACGAGCAGGCCGCTTCGATGCCCATCGCCTACCTCACGGCGTACCACGGGCTGGTGGAACTGGCCGGGCTGCAACCGGGCGAGGCAGCGCTGGTGCACGCCGCCACGGGCGGCGTCGGCATGGCGGCCGTCCAGCTGGCCGGGCACATCGGGGCCGAAGTCTTCGCCACCGCTCACCCCGACAAGTGGCAGCACCTGGCCCAGATGGGTCTCGACTCTGACCACGTCGCTTCCTCACGGACCCTCGACTTCGGGGAAGCGTTTCTGTCGGCCACTTCGGGCCGAGGCGTTGGGGTGGTACTGAACTCACTGGCCCGGGAGTTCGTGGATGCTTCCGCACGGCTGATGCCCGGTGGCGGCCGCTTCCTGGAACTGGGCAAGACCGACATCCGCGATGCTTCAGAGATCGCAGGGCAGTACCCTGGGGTCACGTATCAGGCGTTCGACGTCCTGGACGTCGGGCCGGAGGACATCCAGCACATGCTGGAGGCGGTGCTGGGCCTGTTCGCTGACGGCAGTCTTCAGCCACTTCCCGTCACTTCCTGGGATGTGCGGCGGGCCCCCGAGGCCTTCCGGCACTTCAAGGAGGCCAAGCACACCGGCAAGCTCGCGTTGACGATTCCACAGCCGCTGAACCCCGACGGGACGGTGCTGATCACGGGGGGCACGGGCATGCTGGGCGGGTTGTTCGCCCGGCATCTGGTGGCCCGCCATGGTGCTCGCCACCTGGTGCTGATCAGCCGACAGGGATCACAAGCCCCTGACGCGGCCCGCCTGGAACAGGACCTCACGGACCTCGGGGCGGCGGTGACGGTCGCCGCCTGCGACATCGCCGACCGCGATGCCGTGGCGGGCGTCCTCGCCGCGATTCCCTCGGAGCATCCGCTGACGGCGGTGGTCCATGCCGCGGGGACGCTGGAGGACGTGGTCGTGACCGGCCTGACACCCGAACGCTGTGACAACGTCCTCGCGGCCAAGGCCGATGGTGCCTGGCACCTGCACACGTTGACCCGCAACGAGGACCTCGCCGCCTTCGTCCTGTTCTCATCGGTCGCCGGTGTTCTCGGGGGGCCCGCACAGGCCAATTATGCCGCCGCGAACACCCTCCTCGACGCCCTGGCCCAGCACCGCGCCGTCCAAGGTCTGCCTGCCCAGTCCCTGGCCTGGGGCCTGTGGAAGCAGGCCAGCACGATGAGCGGTCACCTCACACCACGTGATGTGACCCGCATGGTGCAGAGCGGACTGCTGCCCCTGGGCGACGAGGAAGGGCTGGCGCTCTTCGACACGGCTCTGCGCTCGGGCGAGACCGTCCTGATGACCGCTCATGTGGACACCAAGACTGCCCACTCGGACACCTCCTCACCGCTGCTCCGCAACGTGCTGCGCCCCACCGTCCGGCAGGCGGTGCACGGAGTGCCGGCCAATGTTCGCTCGCTGAGGGAGCGGCTCGCCTGCCTCGCCCCGGCAGAACGCGATCGCTCACTGCTGGAGCTGGTGCGGCAGCACGCCTCAGCGGCCCTGAGACTGGCCGCCGCCGACCGTGTTCCTCCCGAGCGCGCGTTTATAGATATCGGTTTCGACTCGCTCACCTCCGTCGAGCTGCGCAACCGTCTGAACCGTGTCACCGGAGCGCAACTGCCCGTGTCCGCGATCTTCGATCACCCCACCCCGGTCGCACTCGCGGCCCACGTACGCGACCGATTGTTCCCCAAAGGAACGCAGACTCGTCCGGCCGTGCTGGAGGAACTCGGCAGGCTCGAGGGCCTAATCCTCCAGCCGCAGGCCGACGCCCGCACGGCTGCCGCGGCCCTGACGCGGCTGGAGTCCCTGCTCGCCCGGCTGCGCGAACAGCAGCGCAGCCTGGCGCTTCCCGCTGGTCCCGACCTCGACGAGGCAACGGCCACCGAGGTGTTCAAGCTGATCGACGATGAGTTCGGACTGCTGTGA